The Ananas comosus cultivar F153 linkage group 7, ASM154086v1, whole genome shotgun sequence genome has a window encoding:
- the LOC109712516 gene encoding uncharacterized protein LOC109712516: MKIFVQSEFYGNYALEVESSNTIEDVFITILPIGRLKKDPEPELHFNGDLLEIERSLADYGIQDGSILHLECTRWSFRTANEREWPNKILGRKNIIITDRPLAIWEKEHDKILLGLLVEQIRSGKKKILDFENDSWHDVVGKFNKATCLKYEDKHLHERFNFYKCEYGILHNIKHYPEFSWDHQRQVVIATDATWNEYIKGDPNAKPYRRRAVPYIDLLEIVFGEKEEWKIMISNE, translated from the exons ATGAAAATCTTTGTGCAGTCAGAATTTTACGGAAATTATGCGCTTGAGGTGGAAAGCTCTAACACCATCGAGGATGTGTTCATCACTATTCTTCCTATTGGGCGGCTAAAGAAAGATCCGGAACCTGAACTTCATTTCAATGGCGATCTACTGGAGATAGAGAGATCTCTGGCCGACTACGGTATCCAGGATGGCTCCATCCTTCACCTTGAGTGCACAAGATGGTCTTTCCGTACTGCAAATGA GAGAGAGtggccaaataaaattttgggaagaaaaaatattataataactgATCGGCCTTTAGCAATATGGGAAAAGGAGCATGACAAAATACTGCTTGGTTTGTTGGTGGAGCAAATTCGaagtggaaagaaaaaaatactagACTTTGAAAATGATTCCTGGCATGATGTAGTGGGCAAGTTTAATAAAGCAACATGCTTGAAATATGAAGACAAACATTTACATGAGCGCTTCAATTTTTACAAATGTGAATATGGAATACTGCACAACATCAAGCATTATCCAGAGTTTAGTTGGGATCATCAACGTCAAGTAGTAATCGCCACGGATGCTACATGGAATGAATATATTAAG GGAGATCCCAACGCGAAGCCCTATCGAAGGAGAGCAGTACCGTATATTGATTTATTGGAAATTGTGTTTGGCGAGAAAGAAGAATGGAAAATCATGATTTCCAATGAATGA